The following are from one region of the uncultured Hyphomonas sp. genome:
- a CDS encoding NAD-dependent malic enzyme yields the protein MTKTNTTAPIQHSGLIALLDPLTNKGTAFSHEERDALFLRGLLPPHVETLDQQLERARAMIDEVDAPIEKYLRLRGFQDDNEVLFYSLVADDLPGTLPLIYTPTVGEGCEEFSHHYQHPRGLFLTIPEQDKIPQILANPRFDDIEVIVVSDGERILGLGDQGANGMGIPIGKLSLYTGCGGVDPAKTLPILLDTGTDNEKRRNSPDYIGWRHERVRGDEYDAFLDAFVDAVKNRWDHVLLQFEDFAQANALRLLNRYRDQLCTFNDDVQGTAAVAAGMLLAASKAAGKMLSDQTFVIFGAGSAGCGIGRMLVRLMVDEGMDEGHAYARFYAIDANGLLTQSSKLQDFQKPFARSADDIDGWEISGDTIDLQTVVENAGATVLIGTSGQGGAFTEDAIKAMAKHTERPIILPLSNPTIKSEAAPQDVLDWTEGKALVATGTPFDPVTLDGKQYHVDQANNAYIFPGVGLGAVTVRAAKVTDAMFVAAARRLAETQSPSADGPGHFIPPQQKLRDVAQEIAMAVAKQAFADGVAQIDEPDDDALRQLIRDRMWTPKYMSL from the coding sequence ATGACGAAAACTAATACAACCGCCCCTATACAGCATTCGGGCCTCATCGCGCTGCTTGACCCTCTTACGAACAAGGGCACAGCTTTCAGCCATGAAGAACGCGATGCGCTTTTCCTTCGCGGGCTGCTTCCGCCGCATGTCGAAACGCTCGACCAGCAACTCGAAAGGGCGCGGGCAATGATCGATGAGGTAGACGCACCGATCGAGAAATACCTCCGCCTGCGAGGTTTTCAGGACGACAATGAGGTGTTGTTCTATTCGCTGGTGGCGGACGATCTGCCAGGTACGTTGCCGCTGATCTACACCCCGACGGTAGGCGAAGGCTGTGAGGAATTCAGCCACCATTACCAGCATCCGCGCGGACTGTTCCTCACCATTCCCGAACAGGACAAGATCCCCCAGATACTGGCCAATCCGCGCTTCGACGATATCGAGGTGATCGTCGTTAGCGATGGCGAGCGAATTCTGGGCCTGGGCGACCAGGGCGCCAACGGTATGGGCATCCCGATCGGCAAATTGTCGCTCTACACGGGGTGCGGCGGGGTGGATCCGGCCAAGACGCTGCCAATCCTGCTTGATACCGGAACCGACAATGAAAAGCGCCGCAACAGCCCGGATTACATCGGGTGGCGGCACGAAAGGGTGCGCGGCGACGAATATGACGCTTTCCTGGACGCCTTCGTCGACGCGGTGAAGAACCGTTGGGACCATGTTCTGCTGCAGTTCGAGGACTTCGCGCAGGCGAATGCGCTGCGCCTCCTCAATCGCTACCGCGATCAGTTGTGCACCTTCAACGATGACGTCCAGGGCACCGCCGCAGTCGCCGCAGGGATGTTGCTCGCCGCATCAAAAGCGGCTGGCAAGATGCTGAGCGACCAGACCTTCGTGATCTTCGGTGCGGGGTCTGCAGGCTGCGGTATCGGGCGGATGCTGGTGCGTCTCATGGTCGACGAGGGCATGGACGAGGGCCACGCTTACGCCAGGTTCTACGCCATCGACGCAAATGGGTTGCTGACCCAGAGCAGCAAGCTTCAGGACTTCCAGAAACCCTTTGCCCGGTCGGCCGATGATATCGATGGCTGGGAGATTTCGGGCGACACGATCGACCTGCAGACCGTGGTCGAAAACGCCGGCGCGACGGTGCTGATTGGCACGTCAGGCCAAGGGGGCGCCTTCACCGAAGATGCGATCAAAGCGATGGCCAAACATACCGAAAGGCCGATCATCCTCCCTCTGTCGAATCCGACGATCAAGAGCGAAGCCGCGCCGCAGGACGTGCTGGACTGGACTGAAGGTAAGGCCCTGGTCGCGACCGGTACCCCATTCGACCCGGTGACCCTGGACGGTAAACAATATCACGTCGATCAGGCGAACAACGCCTATATCTTCCCGGGTGTGGGGCTGGGGGCCGTTACAGTGCGCGCGGCAAAAGTGACCGATGCGATGTTCGTCGCTGCAGCACGCCGGCTGGCGGAAACCCAATCCCCCAGCGCCGATGGACCGGGCCATTTCATCCCGCCACAGCAAAAGCTGCGCGACGTGGCGCAGGAAATTGCGATGGCCGTTGCAAAGCAGGCCTTCGCCGATGGCGTCGCGCAAATTGACGAGCCGGATGACGATGCGCTCCGGCAGCTGATCAGGGATCGCATGTGGACTCCGAAATACATGTCTTTGTAA
- the crcB gene encoding fluoride efflux transporter CrcB — protein MNGFLAVAAGGALGAVMRHGLGQVVVRHMPDHWPYSTFAVNIVGSFFMGFLISWLAFRGQGGPQELRLFLATGLLGGFTTFSAFSLEVANYVRAGDITRAVAYAALSVVLGLMALLFGLWLARKAFA, from the coding sequence ATGAACGGATTTCTTGCAGTTGCAGCAGGTGGCGCCCTCGGCGCGGTCATGCGCCATGGGTTGGGCCAGGTGGTGGTGCGCCACATGCCTGATCACTGGCCCTACAGCACCTTTGCGGTGAATATTGTTGGCAGCTTCTTCATGGGATTCCTGATCAGCTGGCTGGCCTTTCGCGGTCAGGGCGGACCACAGGAGCTCCGCTTGTTTCTGGCAACGGGTCTGCTTGGCGGTTTCACGACATTCTCAGCCTTCTCGCTCGAAGTCGCGAACTATGTTCGTGCCGGGGACATAACGAGAGCCGTGGCTTATGCCGCCCTGTCAGTCGTTTTAGGCCTGATGGCCTTGTTATTTGGTTTGTGGCTTGCCCGGAAAGCTTTCGCATGA
- a CDS encoding RluA family pseudouridine synthase: protein MSGQIVTETVTSKEEGTRLDRWIKRRVQLTQGQVEKMLRTGQIRVDGARAKSNTRLSAGMQVRLPILSGDAAKPAPDKASKVSKEDRDFLREITLYEDDDMIALNKPAGLAVQGGSGQGKHIDGMLASLSDGTHRPVLVHRLDKDTSGVLLVAKHPAAAARLAELFRSRDMNKIYWAVTVAVPNPPFGQIRCWMVKGIEDENEEDGYRVINPKTRGRRDSDRERMFRSAQGVEGARHSITDYAVISTAGQKAAWVAMKPETGRMHQLRFHMLEMNTSILGDFKYQCRREVPQGLAPGLHLHARALIIPRPNGKPVKIIAPLPPHMKQTFEALGFLEQEAGKDPLAPFV, encoded by the coding sequence ATGAGTGGCCAGATAGTCACCGAAACCGTGACCTCCAAGGAGGAGGGCACGCGGCTGGATCGCTGGATCAAGCGCCGCGTGCAGCTGACGCAGGGCCAGGTCGAGAAGATGCTCCGTACCGGACAGATCCGTGTGGACGGAGCGCGGGCCAAGTCCAATACGCGCCTGTCTGCCGGCATGCAGGTGCGCCTGCCGATCCTCAGCGGGGATGCGGCCAAGCCGGCCCCGGACAAAGCCAGCAAAGTGTCAAAGGAAGACCGTGACTTCCTGCGCGAGATCACGCTTTACGAAGATGACGACATGATCGCGCTGAACAAGCCTGCAGGCCTCGCCGTGCAGGGCGGTTCAGGGCAGGGCAAACATATCGACGGCATGCTGGCGTCCCTCAGCGACGGCACGCACCGGCCCGTGCTGGTGCATCGCTTGGACAAGGACACGTCCGGTGTTCTCCTCGTGGCGAAACATCCGGCCGCTGCTGCCCGTCTGGCAGAGCTGTTCCGCAGTCGCGACATGAACAAGATTTACTGGGCTGTCACCGTCGCGGTGCCCAACCCGCCCTTTGGCCAGATCCGCTGCTGGATGGTGAAGGGGATTGAGGATGAGAACGAGGAAGACGGCTACCGCGTCATCAACCCGAAAACGCGAGGCCGCCGCGATTCCGACCGCGAGCGCATGTTCCGCTCGGCGCAGGGCGTTGAGGGCGCGCGCCATTCAATCACGGATTATGCCGTCATTTCCACGGCCGGCCAGAAGGCCGCCTGGGTGGCGATGAAGCCAGAAACGGGACGGATGCACCAGCTGCGGTTTCACATGCTGGAAATGAACACTTCGATCCTGGGGGACTTCAAATATCAATGCCGCCGGGAAGTGCCGCAAGGCCTTGCACCCGGCCTGCACCTGCATGCGCGCGCGCTGATCATTCCGCGCCCGAACGGCAAACCGGTCAAGATCATCGCGCCGCTGCCGCCGCACATGAAGCAGACTTTTGAGGCGCTCGGATTCCTTGAGCAGGAAGCAGGCAAGGATCCACTTGCGCCCTTCGTATAA
- a CDS encoding HAD-IA family hydrolase — protein MTELRLAIWDVDGTLVDSRETIHNVMVEAFRQSGLTPPEYDATRRIVGLSLHEACGQLAPGASADDIERLVTDYRNTWVRARARPDFSQPLYDGALETLESLQEEGWLIAMATGKTRRGIQSLFELHKLEHFFDTIWCADDGPGKPHPHMVEQAMGALGVAPGASLMIGDAIHDIAMGRAAGVRTLGVSWGFGEAHELEEAGAHEVHHAFDTLRNSLLNFNPALNDLRG, from the coding sequence ATGACCGAGCTGCGCCTTGCCATCTGGGATGTTGACGGAACGCTCGTCGACAGCCGCGAGACGATCCACAATGTCATGGTGGAGGCTTTTCGCCAGTCCGGTCTGACCCCGCCGGAATATGACGCCACGCGACGGATCGTTGGCCTCAGCCTTCATGAAGCTTGTGGGCAACTGGCGCCCGGTGCGTCTGCCGATGACATCGAACGGCTGGTCACCGACTATCGCAACACCTGGGTCCGCGCACGTGCCCGGCCGGATTTCTCCCAGCCGCTTTATGATGGTGCGCTGGAAACACTGGAATCCCTGCAGGAGGAAGGCTGGCTCATTGCCATGGCCACCGGCAAGACACGGCGCGGGATTCAGAGCCTGTTTGAGCTTCACAAGCTGGAGCATTTCTTTGACACGATCTGGTGCGCCGATGACGGCCCCGGCAAGCCGCACCCGCACATGGTGGAGCAGGCCATGGGCGCCCTCGGCGTGGCGCCCGGCGCGAGCCTGATGATCGGCGATGCCATCCATGACATCGCCATGGGGCGTGCCGCCGGTGTGCGCACGCTTGGCGTCAGCTGGGGCTTCGGCGAAGCGCATGAACTGGAGGAGGCCGGCGCACACGAGGTGCACCATGCTTTCGATACCCTTCGCAACAGTCTTCTGAATTTTAATCCGGCTTTGAACGACCTGCGCGGCTGA
- a CDS encoding ATP12 family protein, with protein MMTSSSDNPKRFYKEAAAEQMPGGWTVALDGRTIKTPARAALCLPSQRLARAVAAEWNEQGETIDLAAMHLTRLANVAIDRTPEVREEMADEMARYCETDLLCHLAESPIELVERQDAYWRPVRDWAGQELDILLVPVEGVLPSPQPDASLEAARQVALEMDDFRLTGALFACGLFGSALLALAVAEGQLSAADAFEVSRVDEVWQIEQWGEDEEAKRATEARRKEARALDTWMRGLG; from the coding sequence ATGATGACTTCTTCTTCCGACAATCCGAAACGCTTTTATAAAGAAGCCGCCGCAGAACAGATGCCAGGCGGCTGGACGGTCGCCCTTGACGGGCGCACCATCAAAACGCCCGCCCGGGCTGCGCTCTGCCTGCCAAGCCAGCGTCTGGCGCGGGCCGTTGCCGCCGAGTGGAACGAGCAGGGCGAGACGATCGACCTCGCCGCTATGCACCTGACACGCCTTGCGAACGTCGCCATCGACCGCACGCCGGAAGTGCGTGAGGAAATGGCTGATGAAATGGCCCGCTACTGCGAGACCGACCTGCTGTGCCATCTTGCAGAGAGCCCGATCGAACTGGTCGAGCGGCAGGATGCATACTGGAGACCCGTACGCGATTGGGCGGGGCAGGAGCTGGATATCCTGCTGGTCCCGGTCGAAGGCGTGCTTCCTTCTCCGCAACCGGATGCGTCGCTTGAGGCGGCCCGGCAGGTGGCGCTTGAGATGGATGATTTTCGTCTCACCGGCGCGTTGTTCGCTTGCGGCCTGTTCGGCTCCGCCTTGCTGGCACTGGCGGTGGCTGAAGGCCAGCTGTCTGCAGCCGATGCGTTCGAAGTCTCTCGTGTCGATGAGGTCTGGCAGATTGAGCAGTGGGGCGAGGATGAAGAGGCCAAACGTGCGACTGAGGCCCGCCGGAAAGAGGCGCGCGCACT